One part of the Nitrospira sp. genome encodes these proteins:
- a CDS encoding group 1 truncated hemoglobin: MTHRIASLAMVLGLALSVSACNSMGSSPAAMPAAEKSLYDRLGGKTAITAVVDDFVGRVAADSRINGKFANANIPRLKSMLVDQICQASGGPCTYTGRDMKSTHAGMGVSSSDFDALVGDLVATLNKFKVPEREKNELLGALGPMKGDIVEKPMASMR, translated from the coding sequence ATGACTCACCGCATTGCATCCCTCGCCATGGTCCTCGGTCTTGCCCTGAGCGTCTCAGCATGCAACAGCATGGGCTCGTCGCCCGCCGCCATGCCCGCCGCGGAGAAATCTTTGTACGACCGCTTGGGCGGGAAAACCGCCATCACCGCCGTCGTGGATGATTTTGTCGGACGCGTGGCCGCCGATAGCCGCATCAACGGAAAGTTCGCCAACGCCAATATTCCACGCCTGAAATCGATGCTGGTCGATCAGATTTGCCAAGCGTCTGGCGGTCCCTGCACCTACACCGGCCGCGACATGAAGAGCACCCATGCGGGCATGGGCGTTAGCAGCAGCGACTTCGATGCGCTGGTCGGCGACCTCGTCGCCACGCTGAACAAGTTCAAGGTGCCGGAACGAGAGAAGAACGAGTTGCTCGGCGCGCTCGGCCCGATGAAGGGGGATATCGTCGAGAAGCCGATGGCCTCGATGCGGTAG
- a CDS encoding Crp/Fnr family transcriptional regulator, with the protein MERLPSIPNKLWFLKHIRLFDGISSSAMHEMEKITRMEEIKKRQPLYLPGDPSSSVYLLKRGRVKIANTAPNGKEVTFEIIEAGEVFGELDVLQDTPRSTSAETLDDALICVIPRKEFDQYLAMHPNVTINLTKLIGLRLKKIQSRVEDLVFRDVPARLAHLLSELGKNEGDPDPQGVRLKVKLTHQEMANLIGCSRETVSTTLGQFREEGLIQTDGRTVVILQPDALVRLAS; encoded by the coding sequence ATGGAACGGTTGCCATCCATTCCAAATAAACTGTGGTTCCTGAAACACATTCGCCTGTTTGACGGGATCTCTTCCTCAGCGATGCATGAGATGGAGAAGATTACCCGCATGGAGGAAATCAAGAAACGGCAGCCCCTGTATCTTCCGGGTGATCCGAGCAGCAGCGTGTATTTGCTCAAGCGGGGCCGCGTCAAAATCGCCAACACGGCGCCCAATGGAAAAGAAGTCACGTTCGAGATCATCGAGGCCGGCGAAGTCTTTGGGGAACTCGACGTGCTGCAGGACACTCCCAGGTCTACTTCAGCGGAGACTCTCGACGATGCGTTGATTTGTGTGATTCCTCGCAAGGAGTTCGACCAGTACCTGGCCATGCATCCGAATGTGACCATCAACCTGACGAAACTGATCGGATTGAGGCTGAAGAAGATTCAGAGTCGTGTGGAGGACCTTGTGTTCCGCGATGTGCCGGCCCGGCTGGCGCATCTGCTGTCCGAGTTGGGTAAGAACGAAGGCGATCCGGACCCGCAGGGGGTGCGTCTGAAAGTAAAGTTGACCCATCAGGAAATGGCCAACCTAATCGGCTGCAGTCGGGAAACGGTGAGCACAACATTGGGGCAGTTCAGGGAAGAAGGCCTGATTCAGACTGACGGGCGCACGGTCGTCATTCTCCAGCCGGACGCGCTGGTTCGACTGGCCTCGTAA
- a CDS encoding DoxX family protein, producing the protein MTTHDGFFSHIVNRVMLMHHRLIFGLEALVPFFDLSVRLYLAHIFWKGGMVKLASWMSTVMLFTMVYDVPVLPPEIAAYLATAVELGGSILLAIGLAGRWAALSLFGLNIVAVTSYGQLSEAALQEAFYWGILFLYFVLHGPGQLSADGLLQMLYRRWRKCSHAADGPIAAQVPQRGKGGVTCCGRDEN; encoded by the coding sequence ATGACAACACACGACGGATTCTTTTCGCATATCGTCAACCGTGTCATGCTCATGCACCATCGATTAATTTTTGGACTGGAGGCCTTGGTGCCGTTTTTCGACCTGTCCGTCCGTCTTTACTTGGCGCACATCTTTTGGAAGGGCGGCATGGTCAAGTTGGCCAGCTGGATGTCGACCGTCATGCTCTTTACCATGGTCTACGATGTGCCGGTCCTGCCGCCGGAAATCGCGGCCTACCTGGCCACCGCCGTCGAATTGGGCGGCTCGATCCTCCTGGCGATCGGCCTCGCCGGGCGTTGGGCGGCGCTTTCACTCTTTGGCCTGAACATTGTGGCGGTGACATCCTACGGGCAACTATCAGAAGCTGCGCTCCAAGAGGCGTTTTATTGGGGGATTCTTTTTCTCTATTTCGTGTTGCACGGCCCCGGGCAGCTGTCGGCGGATGGTCTTCTGCAGATGCTCTACCGGAGATGGCGGAAATGCAGCCATGCCGCGGATGGTCCCATTGCTGCGCAAGTTCCACAGAGGGGCAAGGGCGGAGTGACGTGTTGCGGGAGAGACGAGAATTGA
- a CDS encoding putative DNA-binding domain-containing protein: MLRLREIQEVFAEGMTAGKYQVVAANMVAGDSPLRGLALYRRLIRTNYTQVLQVTYPILRRLVGSRYFDVLACGYMRKYPSTSGDLFAYGRSLPALLRELQLPALLAELARLEWACHDVHQAADAPPISHDQLETIASADPSQVVLVLSPTVRWLRLSQPVHRLWFSFQAESPANQQADLFLDDEETGVAVVRAGGTIEVRALATLDYRLLEAIAERKTVAELEQIALRVDREFDFTRFMRFMLRLGLLGSVETTVRA; encoded by the coding sequence ATGCTTCGGCTTCGTGAGATTCAGGAAGTCTTTGCCGAGGGGATGACGGCGGGAAAGTACCAGGTCGTGGCGGCCAACATGGTAGCTGGCGACTCACCCCTGCGAGGGCTGGCCCTCTATCGCCGTTTGATCCGCACCAACTATACGCAGGTACTCCAAGTGACATATCCCATTCTTCGGCGGCTTGTCGGATCTCGGTACTTCGACGTCCTGGCGTGTGGCTATATGCGGAAGTATCCCTCGACCAGCGGCGACCTGTTTGCCTATGGGCGGTCTCTGCCGGCGCTGCTGCGTGAATTACAACTCCCTGCCCTGCTGGCCGAACTCGCGCGATTGGAATGGGCCTGTCATGACGTGCATCAGGCAGCCGATGCTCCGCCGATATCCCACGATCAACTCGAAACTATCGCTTCAGCCGATCCATCGCAAGTCGTCCTTGTTCTGAGCCCAACGGTTCGATGGCTGCGTCTCTCGCAGCCGGTCCATCGTCTCTGGTTCTCGTTCCAGGCAGAGTCCCCGGCAAACCAGCAGGCTGACCTATTCCTCGATGATGAAGAGACGGGCGTGGCGGTTGTACGGGCCGGAGGAACGATTGAGGTGAGAGCGCTCGCAACGCTTGACTATCGATTGCTGGAAGCCATAGCCGAGCGAAAGACTGTGGCCGAGCTGGAGCAGATCGCCCTACGGGTAGACCGCGAGTTTGATTTCACGCGCTTCATGAGATTCATGCTCCGGTTGGGCCTGTTGGGTAGCGTCGAGACAACGGTGCGGGCATGA